Genomic DNA from Halorussus rarus:
TGATGATTGACGACCCAACAAGTACGAACGTCGCGGCTGAGTCGTCCAGTTCGTGGTCGAACATCGCCTACAACACGGACAGGAGACACTCGTCCTGTTCGACGAGGTAGGGGAACTTATCGAGAACAACGACTGCGTCTTGATCGGCGAGATATCCAAGGACGGCCTCCCAGTCCTCTAGGATCCGCGTGATACCCGGATTGGAGTCCGCCGCGGTCTCGATGAACTGTTGGAGTTGAAGTGCACTCGTTTTCTGCTTCGCCTGATAGACAACGCAGTCGTCGCGCTGTTTGAGCGAGTGTTTGACGAGCGCGGTTTTCCCGAGCCGTCGTCGCCCGAAAATCACCGCGAGCTCGGCATCACCGGACTCGTAGAGCTCGTGGAGACAGAGAGTTCCTCCGTCCGATTCACGAACGCAGTCATGATTGACGTACTTCACCACTCTAGATGATATTTGCTATTACCGTACTCCAGAGTATGATACTCCAGAGTACGGAAATTGCGATTTCCTATTTGAAGCGGCTAGAGAGGCCAGGGGTTTACCTCAGGTAAATCTCGATGTTCGTCTTTAGGATAGCTACTTTCGGAGATTCCTTATAAAGAATCGCGGTTATCCGGAATAGGATGTATCGAAATAATGGCTGACCCCCCGGCTCACATATAAAGTATCGAGAAATCCGCGACCCCAGGTCCTTGCCGCTCTTTGACCCACGTTGGGCATGGACCTGGGTGAATTCCACTGAACTTCCATTGTCTTTCCGGCAATTCCACCGTGTTATATAAAGCCAGGACCCGTTAGAGACGCCTACACGGACGAAAACAGGCGACGCGGGATAAGGGATCGAGGGCTAGCCATCAAGTATTTATAAGAGGCTTGAGGCGCCCTCTCACGGCAAGGACTAGGGTTCAAATCCCTAACGGAGCACTTCTGTCCGGACCCCGAAACCAATATATCTATCTGACATTTTTCGTAGTTCGCTCTCGCGCTCGTCCAGTCATTTCCTCTTGAAGAAGCTGACATAGCATGCAGCCTCCGATTACTCCAACTTCCCACCGAGGACCTTCGCGGCCGTCAGAACCGGATCCCAGGTCGGGCTGAACGGCGGCGCGTACGCCAGGTCCAGTTCCTCGAGTTCGGTCGCCGTCAGTCCGGCGTGGAGCGCAGTCGCGACCGTGTCGATGCGCTTGGCCCCCTCTCGGCCGACTACACTGCCCCCGATAACTCGATTAGTCTCGCGGTCGGCCAGCAGCGTCACCGTGAGGTCCTCGGCGTCGGGGTAGTACTCCGCTCGAGTGGAGTCCGTAATCGTCACCGAGACGGGGTCGAATCCGGCCTCGCGCGCCGCCTCCTCGCGGACGATGCCCGTCCGGGCGGCGCCGAGGTCGAACGCCTTCACGATGGCCGTGCCCGCGATCTCGCCGACTCGCGTCGGCGTCCCGGTGACGGTCTGGCCGATGGCCCGGCCCGCCCGATTCGCCGTCAGCGCCAGCGGAACGTGGTCCGGGGTGCCCGTGACGACGTCGGTCGACTCGGCGCAGTCGCCGGCGACGTAGACGCGCTCGACGTTCGTCAGGCCGAACTCGTCGGTCGCGACGGCGCCGGTCGGCCCGAGTTCGATGCCGGCGTCCTCGGCCAGTTCGACGTTCGGTTCGACGCCAACGCCGACGATAGCCAGATCGACCTGCACCGACTCGTCGTCGAACGCGACGCCCTCCACGGCGTCCTCGCCGGCGAACCCCGAGACGGGCGTGTCGAGGTGGAGCTCCACCCCCTGTTCGCGGAGATGGTCCTCGACCGCCACGGCGACGGGATCGCCGAACGGTCGGAGGACGTGGGGGAGCATCTCGAAGAGGTGGACCGTCGCGCCGCGTTCGGTCAGCGCCTCGGCCATCTCGACGCCGACGTACCCGCCGCCGACGACGGCCGCCGTCTCGGGCGCGTTCTCGGTGACGTACTGCTCGATGGCCTCGGCCTCGTCCATGTCGTGGATTGTGAACACCCCGTCGAGGTCCACCCCGTCGAACGGGGGTTCGATCGCCCGGGCACCGGTGGCAACGAGCAGGTCGTCGTAGGGTTGCTCGAACCGTTCGCCGTCGGCGGACACCGTGACCGTCCGCGCCTCCGGACTGATTCCGACCACCTCGTGGCCGGTCCGGAGGTCGATGTCCCGCTCCTCCCGGACCTGCTCGGGCGTCAGCGTGACCAGGTCGTCCAGTTCCGGGACGTCTCCCTTGACGTAGTACGGCATCCCGCAGGCAGCGTAGGAGACCCACTGCCCCCGCTCGAAGACGATCACGTCCCGGTCGGGATCCTCGCGCTTGGCCTTGCTCGCGGCGCTCAACCCGGCTGCGTCGCCGCCGATCACGACGAAGGTCTCACCCATGAGTGAAGATACGCGGGCGTCGCTATAAAGAATTTCGAGGGTCAAACAATACTGATGACGGGACCGCCATCCGACTGAGAGAGCGACGCTACGGACCACTCGGTGACGCGCTCGTCGCGGTTCTTTTGAGGGTGGCGCTCGTCGGAAGGGCCATGGATTCCAAGCGCTTCCTCTTCGTCTCGGCGGACGCCGCGCTCATCGGCGACCTCGCGTGGCAGATCCACGGCGAGGGCCACGACGTGAAGTACTACATCGAGGCCGAGAGCGACCGGGAGATCGCCGACGGGTTCGTGCCCAAGACCGACGACTGGGAGGCCGAACTCGGGTGGGCCGACGTCGTCATCTTCGACGACATCTGGCGCGGTTCGGAGCTCGGAACCGGCGAACTCGCAGCGGAGCTCCGGGACGAGGGCAAAGCCGTCGTCGGCGGGACGCCGAACACCGACCGACTGGAGGACGACCGGGGGTACGCGATGGACGTCCTCGAGGAGCACGGCATCGACACCGTCGACCACCACGAGTTCTCGGACTTCTCGGCGGGCATCCGCCACGTCGAGGAGAATCCCGGCCCGTACGTCGTCAAGCCGCTCGGCGAGGTCCAGAACGTCAAGCGACTCCTGTACGTCGGGACCGAGGACGACGGCAGCGACGTGGTCGAGGTGCTCCGGGCCTACGAGAAGGCGTGGGGCCACCGGATGAAGGGGTTCCAGCTCCAGCGGAAGGTCGAGGGCGTCGAGATCGCGGTCTGCGGCCTCTTCGACGGCTCCCGGTTCGTCGAGCCGGTCAACTTCAACTTCGAGCACAAGAAGCTGTTCCCCGGCAACATCGGGCCGTCGACCGGGGAGATGGGGACCTCGATGTTCTGGAGCCGCCGAAACGAGCTGTTCGAGCGGACCCTCGGGAAGCTGGAGGGCTGGCTCGCCGACGAGGGGTACGTCGGGAGCATCGACCTCAACTGCATCGTCAACGCGACCGGAATCTACCCGCTGGAGTTCACGCCCCGATTCGGCTATCCGACCATCGCGCTCCAGGCGGAGGCGATGGAGTCGCCGACCGGCGAGTTCTTCCACGACCTCGCCCACGGCCGCGACCCCGACCTCCGGGTCCACCGTGGGTACCAGGTCTGCGTCCGCGTCGTGCTGCCGCCGTTCCCGTTCGACGACGAGAAGACCTACGACGAGAACTCCCGGAACGCCGCCATCGTCTTTGAGAACGGCGACAGGGAGGGCGTCCACATCGAGGACGCGAAGAACGTCGACGGCCAGTGGCGCGCCGCCGGCGAGTCCGGGATGCCCCTGGTCGTGACCGGGAAGGGCGAGACCATGCAGGAGGCTCAGGCCGAGTGCTACGAGCGCGTCGACAACGTCATCATCCCGAACCTCTACTACCGCGACGACGTCGGCGACCGCTGGGTGGAGGGCGACGGCGACAGGCTCCACGCGTGGGGGTACCTGGGTCCGCGGGACTCGGTCGGTCCGCGGAGCGCGGACTGAAGCCGGGAAGCGTCTACCGAACGCTCGGATACCGGCGGACGCCGAGATAGGCCCGCTGTGGCGCGTACTCGCCGTCGCGGAGGAGTCGGAGGGCGGTCGCGGTCGCGTAGTGGTTGCCGTCGGCGACGTACGGCGCGGCGGTGCCCCGCCGGAAGCAGACGATTCGCTCGGACTCGGGCGTCCTGCCGGCGAGTCGGCGGACGTGGTCCACGTCGATATCTTCGAATCGCCCGCGGAGGTCGGCCCCGCGGATGCGCCGGGCCGCGCCGAGGATGGTGCCGTCGGGCGAGAGTTCTCGCCACGACTCGTCGCGCGGTCCCTCGATGACCTCGAGCCGCCGGAACGCGGTCTCGTCGAGTTCGGTCCGGTACCACGTCACCGGGTGGCGCCAGACGAACGCGGCCTGGAACGGGCGGTGGGCGAACAGCGCGCCGACGAGTTGCCAGTCGGCCTCGTCGCCCGAGAGCGAAATCTCGGCCTCCCCCTTCCGCCGTTCGCGGTCGAGCCAGCTCCGGACCACTTCCAACTGCGAGACGCGTTCTCTCATGAGTACCAGACGACCGATTCTTCGTCCGCCCCGGCTAAAAGGTTGCAAACACCCGAGCAGGGACCAGAGGGGGACCGAGGAACGTCAGCAGTCCATCGCTTGCCGCGCCCGAGACGAATCCTACTGGTGGAGCCCCATCGCCTCGATCTGCTCCTGATAGCGGTTCCGGATGGTGACCTCGGTGACCTGGGCGGCGTCGGCGACCTCGCGCTGGGTCTTCTTCTCGTTGCAGAGCAGCGACGCCGCGTAGATCGCCGCGGCCGCGTAGCCCGTTGGGGACTTGCCCGACAGCAACCCCTGCTCGACGGTGACGTCGATGATCTCGTTGGTCTTGGCCTCGACCTCCTCGGACAGGCCGATCTCCGAGCAGAACCGCGGGACGTACTGCTTGGGGTCGACGGGACGCATCTCCAGGCC
This window encodes:
- a CDS encoding FAD-dependent oxidoreductase → MGETFVVIGGDAAGLSAASKAKREDPDRDVIVFERGQWVSYAACGMPYYVKGDVPELDDLVTLTPEQVREERDIDLRTGHEVVGISPEARTVTVSADGERFEQPYDDLLVATGARAIEPPFDGVDLDGVFTIHDMDEAEAIEQYVTENAPETAAVVGGGYVGVEMAEALTERGATVHLFEMLPHVLRPFGDPVAVAVEDHLREQGVELHLDTPVSGFAGEDAVEGVAFDDESVQVDLAIVGVGVEPNVELAEDAGIELGPTGAVATDEFGLTNVERVYVAGDCAESTDVVTGTPDHVPLALTANRAGRAIGQTVTGTPTRVGEIAGTAIVKAFDLGAARTGIVREEAAREAGFDPVSVTITDSTRAEYYPDAEDLTVTLLADRETNRVIGGSVVGREGAKRIDTVATALHAGLTATELEELDLAYAPPFSPTWDPVLTAAKVLGGKLE
- a CDS encoding phosphoribosylamine--glycine ligase; this translates as MDSKRFLFVSADAALIGDLAWQIHGEGHDVKYYIEAESDREIADGFVPKTDDWEAELGWADVVIFDDIWRGSELGTGELAAELRDEGKAVVGGTPNTDRLEDDRGYAMDVLEEHGIDTVDHHEFSDFSAGIRHVEENPGPYVVKPLGEVQNVKRLLYVGTEDDGSDVVEVLRAYEKAWGHRMKGFQLQRKVEGVEIAVCGLFDGSRFVEPVNFNFEHKKLFPGNIGPSTGEMGTSMFWSRRNELFERTLGKLEGWLADEGYVGSIDLNCIVNATGIYPLEFTPRFGYPTIALQAEAMESPTGEFFHDLAHGRDPDLRVHRGYQVCVRVVLPPFPFDDEKTYDENSRNAAIVFENGDREGVHIEDAKNVDGQWRAAGESGMPLVVTGKGETMQEAQAECYERVDNVIIPNLYYRDDVGDRWVEGDGDRLHAWGYLGPRDSVGPRSAD